Genomic DNA from Haloplanus aerogenes:
GTCGGGGCCTCGTTTTTCATCGCGTTCATGTCGAAGCTGTGCTTGCCCTCCTGCCCCACATCGCCGTCCGTGTACACCTCGTGCTGGCCGAAGTAGAGTTCGCGGTCGACTTCGGGGAGGCCACCTTTCGGTTCGACCAGGATCATGCCGAACATACCCGCGCTGATGTGCATGTCGAGGTTCGGCACGGCACAGTGGTAGATGAACGCGCCGGGGTAGGAGGCCTTGAACGTCATGGCGTTCTCCTGTCCCGGAGCGGCCGTCGTCGCCACCGCCCCGCCACCGGTGCCGTAGACGGCGTGGAGGTCCACGTTGTGCGGAAGGGCGTTCCCCGACGGGCTCTCGAGGGTCAGATCGACCGTGTCACCCTGTCGGACACGGATCATCGGCCCGGGGATCTGCCCGTCGAAGGTCATGTAGTCGAAGGTGACGCCGGGTTCGATTTCGGCGGTGACTTCCTCCACCGTCAGCGTCACTTCGTGCGTTTTCGGCTGGTTCCGGTCGATGGGACCGGGGATGTCCGTCGGATCCGCGGCCACCTGACTGACCGTCGGGGTCGACGTCTGCTCGACCTGTTGGCGCTGAGCCTCCGTCTCAGCGGCCGTCGGCGCTTTCGAACTGCACCCTGCCACCGTCGCCGCACCACCGATGCCGAGCGCCTGAAGCGCCCGACGCCGGGTCGTTTCGAACATTGGGTGTCACCTCTGTTTGGATCATTGGGGGCATCACGTATCAACCGGCGAGCCAATTCTTGCGGGGTGGCACCCGAGGCGAACTGATTCGCGTCGAGCTTATAAATGGGGGGAGAGACGGCCCGCTGGCTGCCGCACTGTTGGGTCAGCGCCGACGGACGAAGGGCCGAGACGGTCCCGTCAGCAACAGAAGATGAACGGGTAGACGAAGCTCACGCGGTCGCCGTCCTCGATTTTCGTGTCGAAGCCGTCGAGGACCTCGTTGAACTTCCCGTTGACGAGCACCCGTGCGTAGGGTTTGGTCTGTTCGCCCTCCGGATTCTTGTGCCACGTGCCGGGCAGGTTCTTGGGCGGTTTCGCCCAGCCGTCGGTCGTCGCCTCGGCTTCCGTTTCAGCGATCAGCATCTCGGCGAGGTCCGGCCGCTCCTCGAAGAACGCCTCCAGCAGATCACGCAGAGTGTCGCCCTCGAACGTGAACTCCTGGTGGGGCGTCTCCATCGCGTCGCGGACGTGGCCCGTCGCGCGGAGGTGGACGGTCGTCGTCTTCCGCTCGGTCTGGTTCTCCGATGTGGTCGTGCTCATGACAGATATGTATAGGCGATTATCCCCCGAAAAGCTGATTGCGAACATGTTCGAACAGCGGCGAGCGGAGCCGTGCGGCCAGCTTGCGAACGAACGGCGGCTCATTCGCTGCCCGGACGCACAGCAGACAGTATAAGTGACTCCCCCAGTGAGGGGAGGGCATGGTGCGCGATCCGCTGTCGGGCGACGACCCGCCCGACCTGCAGTCGGTCCTCGACGCACTCGACGACCCCGACTGCCGGACCATCATCCAGCACCTCGACGAGCCGATGACGGCGACCGAGGTGTCCGAGGAGTGTGATATCCCTATGTCCACGACCTACCGAAAACTGGACCTACTGACGGAGGCGTCGCTGCTCGCGGAGGGCACGGAGATCCGACCCGACGGCCACCACGCGACGCGATACGAACTCGATTTCGATCGGGTCGAAATCGGGCTGACCGAGGAGCAGAAACTGGAGGTGTCTGTCGGCCGGCCGGCACGGACCGCGGACGAACGCCTCGCGTCGCTGTGGGGGGAGGTTCGCAAGGAGACATGAGCCACCTCGACATCGCTCTCGCGGCCGTCAAAACCGGGACGCTCCTGCTCGGCAGTCTCATCACCTACCTCTCGTTCAAGGCCCACCGGCGGACCGGATCGCCCGCGCTCCGGGCGCTCTCCGTCGGCTTCGGGCTGATCACTATTGGCGCCCTCCTCGCGGGTGTCGGCCACCAGTTCACGTCGATCTCGCTCGCGGAGTCCATCGTCATCGAGAGCGCGCTCACGTTCCTCGGGTTCGCCGTCATCGTCTACTCGCTGTACGCCGAATAGGAGTCAGTACACCACGTACAACAGTGCGTAGACGACGTTGCCGAGGACGAACGAAACGAGCCAGAGGCTCGCCGCCACGCGGCCGGCGCGCGCGTGTGCGGTGTCGCTCAGCGCCGTGATCGGGCGGGTCGTCGCCAGCAAGAGGACGTAGTACAGCAGTGGGATGCAGACGACGGCGAGGAGGATGTGGATCGCGAGGAGGGGGAGATACACCTGCTGGTAGATGGCCTGCGGTCCGGGGAACTCGGCCGGTCCCTCCAGTACGACCTTGTAGAGGTAGAGAACGAGGAAAACGGCGAAGAGGCCGGCGGAGAGCAACATCGATGCACGGTGTTTGTCGAATTCGCGCCGACGGGCGAAGACGACACCCGCGAGGATGGTCACGATAGCGAGGGTGCTGACGACGGCGTTGATATGTGGAATGGCCGCGAGCACCGCGTCCGGCGCGCGCGGGATGGCGCCACGCGGGATCGCACCGAGAACGGCGCCGAACACCAGCGCTAGCGACGCGAGAGAGAGGATCGCGGTGAGTTCCGGAACGCGATCACGGACATCGAGATGCATACCCGTCGTTGGGCAGGCGGACCACAAAACACCGACGGGTTCCGACGGTCGTTTGACGGATTGGTGCCGTGTCAGGTCACGTGATCGACGGCGGGGAAAAGGAAAGCCATTTCAAATACCCCCGTCAACGGTTGAATGCGTACGACAGAACACATGCGAGCGTGGGTAGCCAAGCCAGGCCAACGGCGCAGCGTTGAGGGCGCTGTCCCATAGGGGTCCGCCGGTTCAAATCCGGTCCCACGCATCGCACAAGGCGGGATCGACCCGCCGACCGCGGAGGCAACCGCCGACGCGGCGATGCAGGTGATTCCCATCCGGGACATCACCCACGCACAACTTCTCCCGACACTACCCGATCAGCGGCGGCGACGCCGACGCCGACGAAGCGTTGACGTACGCTCGCCGCGAACGCCGCGTATGGTTCCGTTACACGCCGTCGTCGGCGTGGCGTCGCCGGGGCTGCTCGCCGTCGTGAGTATCGCCGCCCTCGGAACGGCGGTCCTCCTCGGCCTCGCCTTCGCCGCCTTCGTCCGACGGCGCTCGCGTCCGTATCTCCTGATCGTCGCCGCGTTCGCGGCGTTGCTCGGCCGGTCGGCCGTCGTCGTCGTCAGCGCACTCGGCTGGCTCTCGCCGACCAACCACCACTTCTTCGAACACGGTCTCGACGTGGTGCTGGTCGCGCTCGTCGTCGGCGCAGTGTACTACGCCCGGACCGTCCAGCGGGAGGTGTCGGCGTCGTGACGGCCCAGCGCGACCGTATCCACCAGTACGTCGCCGGCCACCCGGGAGTCCACTTCAACAAACTCGCGCGGGAACTCGACCTCGCGACGGGACAGCTCCAGTACCACCTCAAGAAACTCCGGCGGACCGACGACGTCGTCGCCGAGTCGCTGTACGGCCGGACCCACTACTACACGCCGGAGTACGACGACTGGGAGCGTGGCGCCGTCGCCGTGTTGCACCGCGAGACGGCGCGGGACGTGTTGCTCTACCTGATCGAGGCGGGACCGAGCGCGCCAGCCCCGGTCGCGTCGGACCTCGACATCGCCCGGAGTACGCTGGAGTGGCACCTCGATCACCTGATCGAGCAGAACCTCGTCGAGAAGCGGCGCGACGACCGGGGACACGTGACGCTCGCGCTGTCCCGCCCCGTCGAGACGGCGGAGCTACTCCGGCTGATCGAACCCACGGTCCCCGAACGGCTGGTCGACCGATTCACGCGACTGGTCGACAATCTCGTCGGCGAATAGTGTTCGCGTTCGAGAGCCGAACCACAATCCGCTTTGGCGGGAGTCCCTAACTACCGTAGAATGCCTCTCGACGGCAACGCAGACGGCCGCTCGCGCCGCGGGGTCCTGAAGGCCGCCGTCGCGCTCGGCAGCGCGAGCGCGCTCAGCGCGTGTCTCGACCGCACGAGCAACGATCCCGTGCCGACGGGCGATCCCGCGGCCAAACCCGCCCGACAGCACGCCTGGCGCGAGTACGTGCGCCACGACGACCACGGCAACACGCAGTTACCGAGCCACCAGATCCTCCTCTATCTGAGCCTCGATTCCGACGGCCCTCCTTCGGCCGACGACCGCGACGCCCTCGCCGCGACGCTCGACGCCCTCGACCGTGCGTACGCGTGGAGTCACGAGGGACTGCTCCACTCCATCGCCTACTCGCCGGCCTACTTCGACCGCTTCGACACGCCGTTGCCCGACGGAATCGACCTCCCCGAGCCGACGGCCCTCTCCCCGTTCGAATCGCCAACTCTCGACCGACAGGACGCAGTCCTCCACCTCGCCAGCGACCGCGCCGACGCCTTGCTGGAGGCAGACCGCGCTCTGCGGGGCGAGCGCGAGGCCGCGAACGGCGTCTCGGTGCCGACCCTGCCGCTGACCGTCGACTCCCGACGCACGGGCTTCGTCGGCGCCGGCCTGCCCGCGAACCATCAGGACGCGGCAGGGATTCCCGACTCCGAACCCGTCCCCGAGGCATCGCCACTGTTCATGGGTTTCAAGGCCGGCTTCCGCGGGAATCAGGCGACCGAGGACTACGTCACCATCGAATCCGGTCCCTTCGCCGGCGGCACGACGAAAGCCATCGCCAACCTCCGCCAGCGACTCGACGACTGGTACGAGGAGCAGTCCCACGAGGAGCGGGTGATGGAGATGTTCAGCCCCGGCTACGCCGAACAGGGGTTGGTCGAGGGCATCGGCGACAACCTCGGCGCCGACAGCAAGATCGATCAGTTCGTCGACGACCTCGAATCGGACGCCCGGGCGTACGGTCGGGTCGGCCACGCCCAGAAGGCTGCACGGGCGAACCGCGACGACGACGGCAACGTGCGACTGCTCCGGCGCCACTTCGAATCGACCGACGATATCGGCTCCGAGCAGAAGGTGGCGAGCCTTCACTTCCCCTCGCTCCAGCGTCGGATCACGGCCTTCGAGGAGGTTCGCCGAGCGATGAACGGCACCGATCTGACCGAGGTGACCCCCGCGATTCGCCAGCGGGTCAACAACGGCATTCTGGAGTACATCTTCGTGCGGCGCCGGGGCTACTTCCTCGTGCCGCCGCGCCGGCATCGTGCGTTCCCGACGCCCCGACCGGCGTGAACGGTTCGAGAACCGGACCAGAACCGGTTTGGACGGTGACCCCCGAACGAGGAACATGAAACGCCGCGGACTGCTTCGATCCCTTGCGCTCGCCGGTACGCTCCCCCTCGCCGGCTGTTCGACGCTCGTCGAGACGCGTGCGGCAGGCGTGCCGCCGGTGCCGGAGAACCGCCCCGACGGCATCTACCACCCGAGTCACGTCGAGGGAATGAAGATGGCTGGCACGGCGTCCAGCGGCGACTACGCGTTCGGCCTGTTCTACAGCTATCCGCACCGCTTCTGGAACGTCAACGGCGACAGCGTCTCGCTGACCGAAATCGAGGAAGACGACGCCGTTCACCTGATGGCGAGCGTCTGGGACCCCGAGACGGGGACGGTCCTGCCGGACACCGGCCTGTCGCTGGAAATCTACCGTGACGGCTCGCTGGTCTCACAGGAAGCCATCTACCCCATGCTCTCCCAGCCGATGGGCTTTCACTACGGCGCGAACTTCGGGCTGGAGGGCGAGGGCACCTACGACGTTCGACTGAGCGTCGGTGCGATGTCGACCCGGCGGACCGGTGCGTTCGCGGGTCGGTTCGGCGACCCGACGACCGCCGAGATACCCTTCGAGTACAGCGAGGCGGCGAAAAACGAGATTTCGTTCGAGGTGTTCGACGAGGAGGCGGCGACGCCGGGTGCCGTCGATCCCATGTCGATGGACGCGCTTCCGAACGCCTTCGCGCCGCTCGAATCCGATCTGCCGGGGCGTGTCCTCGGGTCGGCGATGAGCAACGACGCCAAACTCGTCGCTACCGCGTTGGAGACGCCGCCGGAGGGCGTCGAGGGCGACGGCCCCTATCTGGCCGTCTCGGCACGCACCCGGTACAACCGGATGGTGATTCCGGCGATGGCCCTCTCCGGGACGCTCACCCGCGACGGGGAGACGGTGTACGACGGCGAACTGGCGCGAACGCTCGACCCCGACCTCGGCTACCACTACGGCGCCGTCGTCGACGGGGTCGAGTCGGGCGACGAACTCACGCTGTCGGTGACCGTTCAGCCCCAGACCGCCCGGCACGAGGGGTACGAGACGGCCTTCGGCGGCCTCATGGACGGGATGCCCGACGTGACGATCTCAGTCGCCTGATACTGCCGACTGTACGTCAATTGCGATATGTCCCACCACGGGGTGACGATTATCGTGAAGCGGGTACAGCCGACAGTATGAACGACAAGGGATTTATCGGTCGACATCGTTACATCGTCTATGGCTGGTCCTCTCACCGACGCCCTCGCGTGGGCCGTCGTCGCCTCCTTTCTCGCCGGGACGGTCCTCCGGTGGCGAGGCAACGAGCACGCGCGCACGGTGATGATCGCAGCGTGGGGCGTCTTCGCAGTCTTCTGGGCGGCGCTCGTCCCGCACTTCGCGTTCGTCCAGAAGAGTTTCGTCGAGGGCTTCCTCTCGCTCGCCGCCGTCCCCGCCTCGCTGTACGTCGGCTACCTGCTCCATCAGGGCCGTGACTCGCTGTTCGTCCTCTCGCGGGCCATCGCCGTCATGGGCGTCGTCTACCTCCCCTTCGAGACGATTCCGGCGCTCACCATCGGTGGCCTCTCCCTGCCCTCTCCCCGCCACGTCCTCATCTCGCATACGACGGGCCAGACCGAGTGGGCGATGGAGTTGCTCGGGTACAATCCGACGCTCGTCGAGGGCGATCAGGGCTATCTCAACACGTTCAAGTTCGTCACCGACGGCGGGCACGTCATCCTGTTCTCCATCATCCTCGCGTGTACGGGACTGGGGAGCATCGCCATCTTCGTCGGCCTCATCGCCGCCGTCAAGGCACCGCTCGGCCGTAAACTCCGCGCGCTCGCCATCGCCGTCCCCGTCATCTACGTCCTCAACATCCTGCGGACGACGTTCATCGGCCTGATGTTCGGCAAGCAGTACATGCAGTGGTTCGTCGACGAGGTGCTGTTCCTGTTCGGCGGCACCGACCCCTACAAGGTGTCCTTCTACCTCTCCGACCGCGTGATCAGTCAGGTGCTCGCCGTCGTCGCCCTCGTCGGCGTCACGTATCTCGTGGTCCGGGAACTCCCCGAACTGCTGACCATCGTCGAGGACGTGCTCTACATCGTCACGCGCGAGGAGTACGACCTGCGTGAAGCGCTCGACCTGCCCGAACGGGGCGACGTTGGGCCGGGCGCCGACTAGCGAGTCCCGGTCGCCGTTTTCGGTCGCTGATAATCGTAGCACACCACTTTTATTCATCTGCTAAAAATCGGCCAGCTAACGCTCGGCGGAGCGGGAACAGACCATGTACGAGGAGACAGTGTCGACAGATGGACTAGTCGGAACGATCCGCACCCTCGTCGTCGACGACGAACCCGGGTTGGCGGACGTGGTCGCGACCCATCTCGAACGGGCGGACGAGCGCATCGAGGCCAAAACGGCAACCAGCGTGGACGAGGCGCTCGCGACGATTGCCGACACCGAGCTCGACTGCATCGTCAGCGACTACGAGATGCCCGGCCGCGACGGACTGGAACTACTCGACGCCGTCCGGACCGATCACCCCGATATCCCCTTCATCCTCTTTACCGGGAAAGGGTCAGAGAGCGTCGCCAGTCGAGCGTTCTCCGCCAGTGCGACGGATTACCTGCAGAAAGGCGGGACGAGCGATCAGTACGTGATGCTGGCCGACCGGGTGAGACAGTACGCCGAACGAGCGTGGGCCGACCGCCAGCGACGCCGTCACCTCGCGGCCATCGAGAGCGCCCACGAGGGGATCGCCATTCTCGACTCACACGAGCGGTTCCGCTACGTCAACGACGCGTACGCCGACCTCTACGGCTACACACCCGCGGAGATGGTCGGCGAGAAGTGTGACCTGACCTATCCCGACGAGGAGGAAGCGTTCGTCCGGGAGGAGATCCTCCCCACGGTCGAGGAGACGGGCGACTGGAGCGGCGAGACGACCGGCCGCCGCGCCGACGGGAGCACGTTCATCGCGGAACAGACCGTCTCCCGAACGGCCGGGGGCGACTTCGTCTGTACCGTCGTCGATATCACTGACTGGAAGCAACGGACGGAGGAACGGGACCGCTACCGGGCGCTCGTCGAGTCGCTGGACGACGCGGTCTACGTACTGGGGCCGGCGGGTCGGTTCCTCTACGTCAACGACGCGTTCGTCGACCTCGTGGACTACGACTACGAGACGATTCTCGGATCGACGCCCGACCTGATCAAAGACGAGGCGACCGTCGAACGGACGGAACGGCATCTGGGTCGTCTCCTCGCCGACGACGGCCCCGACAGCGTCACCTTCGAGATGGAGATCGAACCCAAAGAGGGTGAGCCGATCCCCTGTGAGGATCACATGGGCGTGTTGCCGTACGAGGGCGACCAGTTCCGGGGCTCGGTCGGCGTCCTCCGCGACGTGAGTGCCCGCGAGGAGCGCGACCGGGAACTCCGGGAACACCGCGCGCTCCTCGAACAGAGCCTCGACGCCCTCGACGACGTGTTCTTCGTCTTCGGGCGAGACGGCGAACTCGCCCGGTGGAACGACCGGCTCCCGGAGGTGACGGGGTACACCGACGTGGAACTAGACGGGATGTCTCCGGCCGAGTTCTTCCCCGACGATCATCGCGAGCGGATCGAGCGTGCCGTCGAGACGGTGTTCGAGACCGGACACACCGAGGTGCGTGCGGACTACCTGCTCAAAGACGGGACGCGCGTCCCCTACGAGTTCAAAGCGACGCGACTCGACGGGCCGGCCGGCGACGTGCTCGGTTTCGCGGGCATCGGACGCGACATCACCGAAACGCTGGAGTACGAACGCAGGCTGGAGCGGCAGAACGAGCGCCTCGAAGAGTTCGCGAGCGTTCTCAGCCACGACCTGCGCAATCCGCTCAACGTGGCCGAAGGACGGCTCGAAATCGCCCGCGAGGAGCGGGGGAGCGTCCACCTCGACGCCGTCTCGGAGGCTCACGATCGGATGGAGACGCTGATCGGCGAGCTGTTGACGCTCGCCCGCGAGGGCGACGAGGCGACCGATCTGCAGGCGGTGTCGGTCGGCGAGCAGGCGACGCGAAGCTGGGAGACGATGACGACGGACGAGGCGTCGCTCGTCGTCGAGGACGAACACACGGTCGAGGCGGACGAGAGCCGCCTCCAGCAGTTGTTCGAGAATTTATTTCGCAATAGCGTGGAGCATGGCTCCACGGACAGCGAGGGACACGGTCCCTCGGGCAGTCGGCCTCCGGCCGACGACAGCCGGGCGCAGTCCGGCGATTCGATCGAACACGGCTCCGAAGGCGTACAGGTCCGCGTCGGCACCCTCCCGGCGGAACGTGGGTTCTACGTCGCCGACGACGGCCCCGGCATTCCCGAGTCGGAGCGTGACCGGGTGTTCGAGAGCGGCTACTCGACCGGCGGCGACGGAATCGGTGCGGGACTGAGTATCGTGAAGCAGGTCGTCGACGCTCACGGCTGGACCGTGCGCGTGACCGAGAGCCGGGACGGCGGTGCGCGGATCGAAATCGTCGTCGATGGGACGTAACAGAGGGACGTCGAAACGGCAGATAGATGCGTCCTCTCAGACCGGGTCCACGAGGTCGGCCGGCGCGCCCGCGAGCGTCCGGAGCGCGTCGGCTTCGACGTGGTGGAGGTCGCCGGGGAGGACGAGGAGGTGCAACGGATCGCCGAACTCGTGGGTCGCGAGCGCGGAGAGACGGTCGGCGACGACGACGGGGTCGGGACTGCCCGCGCGGGCGACGGCGACGGCGAGACGGTCGGGCCACGCCGTCGCCAGCAGCCCAGCGGCCACGTCGGCGGTCATGTACGTCTCGCCCGCGTCGTCGCCGCGGCCGTCGTCGACCTTGATGTCGAGGTAGACGAGCGTGTGGAGACCGCGGTCGCGGTTCGCCTCGACGCTCTCGACGACCGACGCCGGCACGTCGCCACCGCCGTGCGCGCGAGGGAAGGGAAGCGTGACGGCCTTGCCGAAGCGGTAGTTCTGGAGGCCGGTGAGGCCGCTGGCGGCCTGTGCGGCCGAGACGCCGTGGACGACGCGGGTGTCGATGCCGCGCTCCACGGCCCGCAGGCGGAGGTCGACGTGTGTCGTCGAGATCATGGTGTCGCCGGCGGTGAGGAAGACGACGTCCTCGCTCTCGGCGGCGTCGAGGATCGGGTCGGGGTGTTGCTCGACGCCCGCGCGGTCGCGGACCTCGATGTCGATGCCGTGGTGGCGTTCGAGATTCTCGACCGTGGTGCCGACGAGACGGCTGGTGTAGAACTCCGCGAAGACGCGGTCGGCCGCGCGGAGGGCGTCCTGCCCCTCGACCGTGATCGACCGCTCGTCGTAGAGACCGAGACCGACGAAGGTGAGCATGGACGGGATACCGGGGCGACGAGTAAAAGCGAGGTGGTCGTGGACGGCGGCCGCACCAGTCGTCACTCGTCGGTGAGAGGCGAGGCGGGGACCCGTGCGCCGGGCCGGACGCACGGGTCGCGAGAGAATCGGGGGTGGGAGTCAGGTGCGTCTCGCGCGTGCCTGCCGCACGTCCGCGCCGTCGCGGACCAGATCCTCGCAGTTCGGACAGACGCGCGGTTCGGTCATGCCGGTCGGGGCGAACACTCGGACGTAGTCGTCAGTGACGAACGAACCACAGTTCTGGCAGCTCGGCATACGTTCGCATGAGTGACGTGAATTGATATGTACGTTACGGCCACCCACACTGCGGATCGTTGTAACTGGTCACCGGCAGCCGCAGACCACGGGGGCGGCGACTGCCGGTGATGACTTACAACGGTCCGTAACGCGGCGCCGGATGTGGCGTTTGAAGTGACCCGGGAGCCAACGCTCGCCCATGTACGACGCGATACTCGTCCCCACGGACGGCAGCGAGGGAGTCGACCGAACGCTCGAACACGCCCTCGAGATGGCGCGCAACCACGATGCGACGATTCACGCCCTCTACGTCGTCGACCGCCGGTTCGAACTCGCGGCCGACGAGGACCGCGAGGACCTGATCGAACAGTTGACCGAACGGGGCGAGGAGGCGGTTGCATCCATCGCCGACGCGGCCGGGGACGCCGGCGTCGACGTAGTGACGAGCGTCCGCGAGGGCATCCCGTACAAGACGATTCTCGGCTACGCCGAGGAGGCCGATATCGATGTGATCACGATGGGCACCCACGGCCGCACGGGGCGTGACCGCCTCGCCCACCTCGGGAGCGTCACCGACCGCGTCGTCGAGAACGCGACGGTGCCGGTGTTCGTCGTCAACATCGGCACCGACGAGTGACGGTCTACGCCCCGTCGCCGCGTTCCTGCGCGTCCACGACGGCCACGCCCGCGAGGTTGACGATGTCTTTCACCTCGTCGCCGCGCTGGAGGACGTGAACCGGCTTGTCCATCCCGACCAGCATCGGGCCGATGGCGTCCGCGCCGCCGAGCCGTTGCAAGAGTTTGTAGCCGATGTTGCCAGCTTCGAGGTTCGGGAAGATCAGCACGTTCGCCGGCTCCTCTAGCTCCGCGAAGTCGTAGGTCCCCTCCAGAATATCTTCCACTACTGCGGTGTCGGCCTGCATCTCGCCGTCGACCGGGAAGTCCGCCGCGGGGTCGTCGCGGAGCATCTCGGCCGCGCGCCGGGGTTTGCGCGTGCCCCGATTGTCGACGCTCCCGAAGTTGGAGTACGAGAGGAAGGCCGCGCGTGGATCGACGTTGAACCGACGGGCGAGTTCACCTGTATGCCGGCCGATTTCTGCCAACTCGGCCGCACCGGGGTCCTGATTCACCGTCGTGTCCGCGACGAAGATCACCCGATTCCGGAAGGTGAGCATGTAGACGCCAGCGGCGTAGTCGGCGTCCTCGGCCGTCCCGATCACCTGCAGCGGCGGACGAAGGGCGGACGGGTAGTGGTGGGTCAACCCCGTCAGGAGGGCGTCGGCGTCGCCCATCTCCACCATCACGCTCCCGAAGTAGTCCGTATCCGTGCGGACCAGATCCTCGGCCTCGACGCGGGTGATCCCCTTCCGCCGGCGCGCCTCGTAGAGGCGGTCCGCGTAGGCGTCGAGGCGGTCGGCTTCGGCGGGGTCGACGATGTCGGGGTCGAAGTCGAGGCCGAGATCAGCCACCCGACGCCGGATGGTGTCACGGTCGCCGAGGAGGACGGGCCTGGCGATTCCCTCCTCGACCATCTGCGAGGCGGCGCGGATGGTCTTTTCGTTCGTCCCTTCCGCGAGCGCGACCCGCTTGGGGTCCGTTTTGGCCTTGTTGAGGACGATCCGCATCATCTCGCGGTCCTTCCCCAGTCGCGCCTCCAGTTCCTCGACGTAGGCGTCGAGGTCGCGGTCGAGGCGGGCGACACCGGTGTCGACGGCCGCCCGGGCGACGGCGGGCGCCACCTGGAACAGCACGCGCGGGTCGAGCGCCTTGGGGATCAGGTACTCGGGGCCGTACTGGAGCGGTTCGTCGCCGTAGGCCTTCGCCACCGCGTCGGGCACGTCCTGACGGGCGAGATCCGCGAGCGCCCGGGCCGCCGCGACCTTCATCTCCTGGTTAATCTCCGTCGCCCGAACGTCGAGTGCCCCCCGGAAGATGAAGGGGAAACAGAGGACGTTGTTCACCTGATTCGGGAAATCCGAGCGGCCGGTGGCGGCGATGACGGTGTCGTCGCGGGCCGCCCGCGCCTCGTGGTAGCCG
This window encodes:
- a CDS encoding DUF7471 family protein, giving the protein MVPLHAVVGVASPGLLAVVSIAALGTAVLLGLAFAAFVRRRSRPYLLIVAAFAALLGRSAVVVVSALGWLSPTNHHFFEHGLDVVLVALVVGAVYYARTVQREVSAS
- a CDS encoding winged helix-turn-helix domain-containing protein, producing MVRDPLSGDDPPDLQSVLDALDDPDCRTIIQHLDEPMTATEVSEECDIPMSTTYRKLDLLTEASLLAEGTEIRPDGHHATRYELDFDRVEIGLTEEQKLEVSVGRPARTADERLASLWGEVRKET
- a CDS encoding DUF7405 family protein; translation: MPLDGNADGRSRRGVLKAAVALGSASALSACLDRTSNDPVPTGDPAAKPARQHAWREYVRHDDHGNTQLPSHQILLYLSLDSDGPPSADDRDALAATLDALDRAYAWSHEGLLHSIAYSPAYFDRFDTPLPDGIDLPEPTALSPFESPTLDRQDAVLHLASDRADALLEADRALRGEREAANGVSVPTLPLTVDSRRTGFVGAGLPANHQDAAGIPDSEPVPEASPLFMGFKAGFRGNQATEDYVTIESGPFAGGTTKAIANLRQRLDDWYEEQSHEERVMEMFSPGYAEQGLVEGIGDNLGADSKIDQFVDDLESDARAYGRVGHAQKAARANRDDDGNVRLLRRHFESTDDIGSEQKVASLHFPSLQRRITAFEEVRRAMNGTDLTEVTPAIRQRVNNGILEYIFVRRRGYFLVPPRRHRAFPTPRPA
- a CDS encoding DUF420 domain-containing protein, with translation MHLDVRDRVPELTAILSLASLALVFGAVLGAIPRGAIPRAPDAVLAAIPHINAVVSTLAIVTILAGVVFARRREFDKHRASMLLSAGLFAVFLVLYLYKVVLEGPAEFPGPQAIYQQVYLPLLAIHILLAVVCIPLLYYVLLLATTRPITALSDTAHARAGRVAASLWLVSFVLGNVVYALLYVVY
- a CDS encoding iron transporter, which encodes MKRRGLLRSLALAGTLPLAGCSTLVETRAAGVPPVPENRPDGIYHPSHVEGMKMAGTASSGDYAFGLFYSYPHRFWNVNGDSVSLTEIEEDDAVHLMASVWDPETGTVLPDTGLSLEIYRDGSLVSQEAIYPMLSQPMGFHYGANFGLEGEGTYDVRLSVGAMSTRRTGAFAGRFGDPTTAEIPFEYSEAAKNEISFEVFDEEAATPGAVDPMSMDALPNAFAPLESDLPGRVLGSAMSNDAKLVATALETPPEGVEGDGPYLAVSARTRYNRMVIPAMALSGTLTRDGETVYDGELARTLDPDLGYHYGAVVDGVESGDELTLSVTVQPQTARHEGYETAFGGLMDGMPDVTISVA
- a CDS encoding DUF7521 family protein, translating into MSHLDIALAAVKTGTLLLGSLITYLSFKAHRRTGSPALRALSVGFGLITIGALLAGVGHQFTSISLAESIVIESALTFLGFAVIVYSLYAE
- a CDS encoding winged helix-turn-helix transcriptional regulator yields the protein MTAQRDRIHQYVAGHPGVHFNKLARELDLATGQLQYHLKKLRRTDDVVAESLYGRTHYYTPEYDDWERGAVAVLHRETARDVLLYLIEAGPSAPAPVASDLDIARSTLEWHLDHLIEQNLVEKRRDDRGHVTLALSRPVETAELLRLIEPTVPERLVDRFTRLVDNLVGE
- the nirK gene encoding copper-containing nitrite reductase, whose protein sequence is MFETTRRRALQALGIGGAATVAGCSSKAPTAAETEAQRQQVEQTSTPTVSQVAADPTDIPGPIDRNQPKTHEVTLTVEEVTAEIEPGVTFDYMTFDGQIPGPMIRVRQGDTVDLTLESPSGNALPHNVDLHAVYGTGGGAVATTAAPGQENAMTFKASYPGAFIYHCAVPNLDMHISAGMFGMILVEPKGGLPEVDRELYFGQHEVYTDGDVGQEGKHSFDMNAMKNEAPTYVLLNGEKYAWAAANRGPVEVNQGERVRVFMVDGGPNLSSNFHPIGNVWSRAYRDGGLPEDGNFEAYADKNIQTMKVPPGSCMIGEMETPVPERIKLVDHALSRVARKGMLAEVDVLGEEREEIYDPDAHGTSHEGALYG
- the artA gene encoding archaeosortase A → MAGPLTDALAWAVVASFLAGTVLRWRGNEHARTVMIAAWGVFAVFWAALVPHFAFVQKSFVEGFLSLAAVPASLYVGYLLHQGRDSLFVLSRAIAVMGVVYLPFETIPALTIGGLSLPSPRHVLISHTTGQTEWAMELLGYNPTLVEGDQGYLNTFKFVTDGGHVILFSIILACTGLGSIAIFVGLIAAVKAPLGRKLRALAIAVPVIYVLNILRTTFIGLMFGKQYMQWFVDEVLFLFGGTDPYKVSFYLSDRVISQVLAVVALVGVTYLVVRELPELLTIVEDVLYIVTREEYDLREALDLPERGDVGPGAD
- a CDS encoding ubiquitin family protein; this encodes MSTTTSENQTERKTTTVHLRATGHVRDAMETPHQEFTFEGDTLRDLLEAFFEERPDLAEMLIAETEAEATTDGWAKPPKNLPGTWHKNPEGEQTKPYARVLVNGKFNEVLDGFDTKIEDGDRVSFVYPFIFCC